Below is a genomic region from Methylobacterium sp. FF17.
ATCATCGAATTCTAGCGAATTCTCAGTCGTCGCTCAGGCCGTGCTGAGATTGTTAGAAGAATATCGCCATTGCGTGAGATTGTCCGCCAGAGATCTGGCAGCGGTCTCAAGGCTGTGTTGCGCCTGTATGAATACTTGTCGATTTAAGTTATGAAGTGCAGGTACCGGTATATTTGTCGCAGGTTGCCAATTCGTTAACGCGCATCTAGCGTAAAACCCGCCAAGGACGTGCTGACGCCAAGCAACGTTCTGACACAGATACTCTCGAGACGATCTCCGTTAGCGCGCATCGCAGCGATGCCCGTCTGATCGATCTTGCCAAAATTTCGCCCTGGCATCTCCCCCCGGTCGGCTGATCTGTCAGCGCTGGCCAAGGATGCTTCGTGTCTCAAGGAGAATCCCATGCAGCGATCTCTGTCGGTCTCCGCTCCGCCATCCGGCCAGAAGGCAGGCCACACCCGGGTTGTCCGTCTCTCGGCCTACTCGGTCGCCACTGTCCTGGCCCTGCTCATGACGACGGCGACGCTGCCCCCTCTTCTTGCGGATCAGTCGGATCGCGCGGTCATCAATGCGCCGATCAGCCTCCTCACGGCGCCGATCACGGGAGAGCTGACCGAGGTGTCCGCCAGCATCGGGCAGCGCCTCGGGTCCGGCGATACGGTGGCGCGCATTCACAACGGCCGCATCGACCGTACGACCCTGATTACCTTGGACGGCAAGGTCGACGAACTGCGCGGCTCCCTGCTGGCAGCACGCCAGAAGAAAGAATCCGATCTTGCCTATGTCGCGGCCCTCGATGCCGAGATCCGTCGCCAAGTGGAACAGACCGTCGCCAAGCTCGAGGGTGAGGTGGCGGAAGCCCGGGCTCGGGTCGCCTCCGCGGATGCCGAGGGACAATCCACCAAGGCCGTGGTCGATCGCCAGCAGGCCATGGTGGATCGCAACACCGCCAGCCTCGACCTCCTGCGCCCCACCCAGCACAAGCTTGAGGCCGCGCGCTTCGACAAGGATGCCGAGACGGCCAAGCTGAACCAGAAGCTCGCCGAACTCGGCGCGGTGAAGAAGAACGTCTTCGTCGGCAATCAATCCAACAGCCTGGCGGTCCTCACCCAGAAGCGACGGGACCTCGCCTTCGACGCCCAGCGGCTCGGGATCGAAGAAGTGCAGCTTGCCGCCAGTCTCAAGGCACAGGAGACGCTGCTCGTCGCCGAACGCAAGCGTCTGGACAGCCTCGCGGATGCCGAAATGCGGGCGATGAACGGCGGCGTGGTTCTCAGCCTCGGCGTCGCGGAAGGGCGACACGTCAACCCCGGCGACTCGGTCGCCACGCTGGTGGATTGCGACCAGGCCTTCGCAGTCGGTATCTTCTCCTACCGACAGGCGCAGGAACTGGCCGTCGGAACGCCGGTGCGGATTTCCGCCACGGGCAGCACCATTCCCCAGCGCGGCTGGGTCAGCGAAATCCTGCCCAAGACCAGCGACAAGACCGACCAGCAATATGCGGTGCCCTTCCCGCAGACCGAACGGCGCGAGATGTATGTGCTCGTCAGCCTGGACCCCAACGCGCTGCCGGACGCTGCCGAGACCGCCTCGCCCGGGCAGGCTGCGCGCCGCACCACGCCCTGCTCGGTCGGCCAATGGGTCACGATCACGCGGGAGAACGGCTGGGTTCCCTCGGCCTCCGTCGCCTGGAAGGCGATGGCCTCCGGCTTCAACGGACCGGAGGCGAAAGCCGCCTGGAGCGTTCTGGCCTCGACCGCCACCACCACGGCTGCGAAAGCCTCCGATCTCGTCAGCCGGGGCGTGCGCTCGCCGGAGATGAAGCAGGCTTGGTCCTCGGTCACGAGCGGCGTCACACAGGCCGCCGATGCCGTGTCATCCGGGGTCCGGGATCTGGTCTCCCGGGTCTCCGGCCAGAAGGAAGCCGATCGAGCGAACCGGGCCGAGCGGCGTCAGCACGCTGCCGGGAACACGCATTGATCCGGAGTGCCGCACGGTTGGCGTGCGTGTCCTGGGCCGCCGCGGCTCTGTCGGCGACCCCGGTGATCGCGGAGGCGGGCGCGTCTGCGTCAGCCCCTCGAGCCGCGCAGGGGACGTCGCCCCTCGCGCAGACCCTGTGTCGGTCCCTCTCCGCGTCGATGGATGGGACGGGAACCGGGCCCGTCTTCGTGGCGAGCTACCGTCCGGGGCCGGGTGAAACGGCGTTGCCGCCGCCCCTGCGCACCTCGGCCTTTACCTACGACAACGCCCTGGCGGCGATCGCCCTCACCGCCTGCGGGGAGGTGGAGAGCGCCCGGCGCATCGGCGACGCGTTGCTCGCTGCGCTGGTGCGGGATCGGACCTTCTCGGACGGTCGGGTCCGGAACGCCTATCGCGCCGGCCCGGTGGGCGACGGTCCGCTCGCCCTGCCGGGCTGGTGGGACGCCGAAGCGAAGCACTGGGCCGAGGACGCCTACCAGGATGGCACGGCCACGGGGAACGTCGCCTGGGCGGCCCTCGCCCTCCTGACCCTCGACGCCTCGGCGCCGGAGGCCGGCTACCGGGCCGGCGCCCGCCGGATGCTCGGCTGGATCGCCGATCAGACCGCCGATGCCCGCGAACCCGAGGGCTATTCCGGCGGGGTCGACGGCTTCGACCCGAGCCAGGTGCGGCTGGCGTGGAAATCCACCGAGCACAACCTCGATGTGCACGCGCTCGCGGCCTGGCTCCATCGCCTCGACGGCCGCCCCGACGCGGCGCGGATCGCCGCGACGGCACGCGGCTTCCTCGATGCCGTTTATGCGCAGGAACCGGGCGTGTTTCGCCTCGGCACGACGCCCGAGGGCAAGCTCCAACCAACGACCCATGTGGCCCTGGATACGCAACTCTGGCCCCTGATCGGGGTGAGCGATGCGCCCGGATCCTGGCAGCGGGCGCTCGACTTCGCCGAACGTCACCTCGCGACCCGCGGCGGCTTCGACTTCAATGAGGATCGGGACGGTCTCTGGGTCGAGGGGACGGCGCAGGCCGCGCTCACCCTCCGGGCCCTCGGCCGGAGCGCGCGGGCCGAGGACCTTGTCGCGGTCCTGGCGGGGCAGGTCTCGCCCTCCGGCTTCCTGTTCGCCACCGATGTCGATCGTCTCACCACCGGCATTGCGATCGGGCCGGCGAGCCAGGAACCGGACTTCTACTACTTCCGCCGGCCGCATCTCGGCGCCACCGCCTGGGGCGTCCTCGCGGCCAAGGGCTGGAATCCCTTCACCGGACGGAGCGTGGAGTAACCCCGACGATGTTCGAAGCACCTCAGGACGCCCTCGCCGTCCTCACCACCGATCTCGGCATCCTCATCGGGCTGCTGGTCATGGCCGGCCTGCTGGATCGAACGAGCGCGGCCGCCCGCATCCTGTTCGGCGCGACCACGGCGGTGTTCATCCTCTGCTACGCCGCGTGGCGCTGGCACGACACCCTGCCCCGCCTGGAGCCGGGACTCGACAAGCTCTGGCCCTACCTGTTCTTCGCCTTCGAGGGCGTGGCGATCCTCTATACCCTGATGTCCATCGTCATCCTGTTCCGCTTCAAGGATCGCTCTGCCGAGGCCGATCGCGAGGAAGCGCGCCTGACGACGAGCGGGGCCTGGCCGGCCGTCGACATCTTCATCTGCACCTACAACGAGCCTCTCGACGTGGTGGAGAAGTCGATCATCCCGGCCCTTGCGGTCGATTACCCGAACGCCACGGTCTGGGTCTGCGACGACACCCGGCGCGATTGGCTGCGTGCCTACTGCGAGGAAGTCGGTGCGAACTACGTCACGCGGCCCGACAACACGGGTGCCAAGGCCGGCAACCTCAACAACGCGCTCCGCCATACGGCCGGCCTCACCAACGCGCCGATCATCCTGGTGCTCGATGCGGACTTCGCGGTGGCGCCCAACATCCTGCGTCGTACCGTCGGCCTCTTCCACGACGACCGGGCCGCCGTGGTTCAGACCCCGCAATTCTTCTTCAACGCCGATCCGATCCAGCACAACCTGATGGCGTCCGAAGCCTGGGTCGACGACCAGCGCATCTTCTTCGACGTGTTCCAGCCGGCCAAGGATGCCTGGGGCTGCGCCTTCTGCGTCGGCACCTCCTTCCTGGTCCGACGGGATCGGGTCGTCGAGATGGGGGGCTTCCCGCACGATGCCATCTGCGAGGACATCAACCTCACCTACTCGCTCATGCGCCACGGCTACCGTACGCACTGGCTGAACGAGCGCCTGAGTGCCGGGCTCTCGGCGGAGGGCCTGCCGGAATACATCACCCAGCGCACCCGCTGGTGCCTCGGGACCATGCAGGTCGCGCTGCTGAAAGCGGGACCCTTCTGGGGAGGCGACTACACCCTGATGCAGCGGCTGCACTACCTGCACGGTGTTCTGAACTGGCTGTGCAAGCCGTTCATCGTGCTCATGCTGGTGGCGCCATCGATCTACTGGTTCTTCGACATGCCGGCATTTTTCGCCGACTACCTCTCGTTCCTGCGCTACGGCCTGCCTGCGCTCTTCGCCCTCTGGACCTACAGCAGCTGGGTCTCGGGCCGACGCACGCTCCCTCTGTTCATGGAGGTAACGCACATCATGACGGCGCTGGCGATCAGCCTCACCCTGGTCTCGGCGGCGATCCGGCCCTTCGGGCGTCCGTTCAAGGTCACCGACAAGGGCGGGGACCGCTCGGTGTCGATGGTGCGCTGGCGCATGGCCGCGGGCTTCGG
It encodes:
- a CDS encoding HlyD family efflux transporter periplasmic adaptor subunit, which gives rise to MQRSLSVSAPPSGQKAGHTRVVRLSAYSVATVLALLMTTATLPPLLADQSDRAVINAPISLLTAPITGELTEVSASIGQRLGSGDTVARIHNGRIDRTTLITLDGKVDELRGSLLAARQKKESDLAYVAALDAEIRRQVEQTVAKLEGEVAEARARVASADAEGQSTKAVVDRQQAMVDRNTASLDLLRPTQHKLEAARFDKDAETAKLNQKLAELGAVKKNVFVGNQSNSLAVLTQKRRDLAFDAQRLGIEEVQLAASLKAQETLLVAERKRLDSLADAEMRAMNGGVVLSLGVAEGRHVNPGDSVATLVDCDQAFAVGIFSYRQAQELAVGTPVRISATGSTIPQRGWVSEILPKTSDKTDQQYAVPFPQTERREMYVLVSLDPNALPDAAETASPGQAARRTTPCSVGQWVTITRENGWVPSASVAWKAMASGFNGPEAKAAWSVLASTATTTAAKASDLVSRGVRSPEMKQAWSSVTSGVTQAADAVSSGVRDLVSRVSGQKEADRANRAERRQHAAGNTH
- a CDS encoding glycosyltransferase family 2 protein, encoding MFEAPQDALAVLTTDLGILIGLLVMAGLLDRTSAAARILFGATTAVFILCYAAWRWHDTLPRLEPGLDKLWPYLFFAFEGVAILYTLMSIVILFRFKDRSAEADREEARLTTSGAWPAVDIFICTYNEPLDVVEKSIIPALAVDYPNATVWVCDDTRRDWLRAYCEEVGANYVTRPDNTGAKAGNLNNALRHTAGLTNAPIILVLDADFAVAPNILRRTVGLFHDDRAAVVQTPQFFFNADPIQHNLMASEAWVDDQRIFFDVFQPAKDAWGCAFCVGTSFLVRRDRVVEMGGFPHDAICEDINLTYSLMRHGYRTHWLNERLSAGLSAEGLPEYITQRTRWCLGTMQVALLKAGPFWGGDYTLMQRLHYLHGVLNWLCKPFIVLMLVAPSIYWFFDMPAFFADYLSFLRYGLPALFALWTYSSWVSGRRTLPLFMEVTHIMTALAISLTLVSAAIRPFGRPFKVTDKGGDRSVSMVRWRMAAGFGGIALLSAGAIVWSFVSPFGATEISPIDYFNLIWAGVAMLFSFVAFLVCFERPRGAEEFRIEEPARVRSGGIAYDAALASLGMETAHLRLTAPEHAFVPGDAVDVLIHQIGWVPARLTAQSDTTFAVSLAPDRRQRQILILRLFTQAVDPIARTASLPMALRGLLARCFQVA